From Taeniopygia guttata chromosome 21, bTaeGut7.mat, whole genome shotgun sequence, one genomic window encodes:
- the H6PD gene encoding GDH/6PGL endoplasmic bifunctional protein isoform X1 yields MLGRVLCTVLFVGALPSPAGASQGHISVVLLGANGDLAKKYLWQGLFQLYMDQVSSGHSFTFHGAALAALEPGQRLMFDVLKKLSCPPGEAPNRCAVLKDQFLKLSQYHQLGSAEDYRALNREIETLLGQEGLKEAGRIFYLSVPPFAYTEIAGHINSSCRPRAGAWLRVVLEKPFGHDLQSAQQLAAELAGFFSEEEMYRVDHYLGKQAVAHILPFRDQNRQFLGPIWNRHHVERVEVVLKETVDAKGRTRFYEQYGVIRDVLQNHLTEALLFLIMELPANASSAQELVQRRLQALQALWGLQRSSAVLGQYQAYDSQVQQELREARGHVSTTPTFAGVLIHSQSPRWEGVPFLLTSGKALDERVGYARVLFKNRAYCPQSGTLRDAGHSQCKPKQIIFYFGHGALGAPAVLVSRNLFQPVMPKDSWREAGARSDLHLFGQPLSDFHTYSPVRERDAYSVVISNIYHGRKDFFIPVENLLASWAFWTPLLDSTSRQPPRLYPGGVENQQLLDFEMVPGGLAFTLAEPAELLHPGGQGPSDFRAIRSQFRQSPLVSAWAEELIARLASDVEEAAVRSVARSGQFHLALSGGSSPVGLFQRLARHHYGFPWQQSHVWLVDERCVPLTDSESNFLGLHRHLLQHVRVPYFNIHPMPVHLNRRLCVEEDGGAQLYAQDIAALVANASFDLVLLGVGTDGHTASLFPRSESGLEGAATVLLTESPAKPHQRMSFSLPLINRARQVFVLVLGKGKHDITTLLSRVGHEPRKWPISGVSPSSGQLVWYVDYEALLG; encoded by the exons ATGCTGGGAAGGGTCCTGTGCACAGTGTTGTTCGTGGGAGCCCTCCCGTCCCCAGCTGGAGCATCGCAGGGCCACATCTCCGTGGTCTTGCTGGGAGCCAACGGGGATTTGGCCAAGAAGTATTTGTGGCAGGGTCTGTTCCAGCTCTACATGGACCAAGTGAGCAGTGGCCACAGCTTCACGTTCCacggggctgccctggcagctctggagcCGGGGCAGAGGCTGATGTTCGACGTGCTGAAGAAGCTGTCCTGTCCCCCCGGCGAGGCTCCCAACCGGTGCGCCGTGCTCAAGGACCAGTTCCTGAAGCTGAGCCAGTACCACCAGCTGGGGTCTGCCGAGGACTACAGAGCTCTGAACAGAGAGATCGAGACCCTGCTTGGCCAGGAGGGGCTGAAGGAGGCTGGCAGGATCTTCTACCTGTCGGTGCCGCCGTTTGCCTACACGGAGATCGCCGGGCACATCAACAGCAGCTGCCGGCCCCGCGCCGGGGCCTGGCTGCGCGTGGTGCTGGAGAAGCCCTTTGGCCACGACCTGCAGTCGGCCCAgcagctggctgcagagctggcaggctTCTTCAGCGAGGAGGAGATGTACCGGGTGGACCACTACCTGGGCAAGCAG GCTGTGGCCCATATCCTGCCTTTTCGGGATCAGAACCGACAGTTTCTGGGCCCCATTTGGAACCGCCATCATGTGGAACGAGTGGAGGTGGTCTTGAAGGAGACCGTGGATGCTAAAG GCCGCACCAGGTTCTACGAGCAGTACGGGGTGATCCGGGACGTGCTGCAGAACCACCTCACCGAGGCCCTCCTGTTCCTCATCATGGAGCTGCCTGCCAACGCCAGCAGCGCCCAGGAGCTGGTGCAGCGCCGGCTGCAGGCCCTGCAGGCCCTGTGggggctgcagaggagcagcgCCGTGCTGGGGCAGTACCAGGCCTACGACAGCcaggtgcagcaggagctgcgGGAGGCGCGGGGCCACGTCAGCACCACTCCGACCTTTGCAG GGGTGCTGATCCACAGCCAGAGCCCACGCTGGGAAGGGGTCCCGTTCCTCCTCACCTCCGGGAAGGCTCTGGACGAGCGGGTGGGCTACGCCCGCGTCCTCTTCAAGAACAGGGCCTACTGCCCTCAGAGTGGCACCCTGAGGGAtgcagggcacagccagtgCAAACCCAAGCAGATCATCTTCTACTTTGGGCACGGTGCCCTGGGCGCCCCCGCGGTGCTGGTGAGCAGGAACCTCTTCCAGCCCGTCATGCCCAAAGACAGCTGGAGAGAAGCAGGGGCTCGCTCAGACCTGCACCTCTTCGGACAGCCGCTGTCCGATTTCCACACGTACAGCCCTGTGAGGGAGAGGGACGCCTATTCTGTCGTCATCTCCAACATCTACCACGGCAGGAAGGATTTCTTCATCCCCGTGGAGAACCTGCTGGCCTCCTGGGCCTTCTGGACCCCTCTGCTGGACAGCACCTCCCGCCAGCCGCCGCGCCTCTACCCCGGGGGCGTGGagaaccagcagctcctggactTCGAGATGGTGCCTGGGGGACTGGCGTTCACCCTGGCAGAGCCCGCGGAGCTGCTGCACCCCGGCGGGCAGGGGCCGAGTGACTTCAGGGCGATCCGGTCCCAATTTCGGCAGAGCCCCCTGGTCTCGGCCTGGGCCGAGGAGCTGATTGCCCGGCTGGCCTCCGACGTGGAGGAGGCGGCCGTGAGGAGCGTGGCTCGCTCGGGGCAGTTCCACCTGGCCCTGTCGGGCGGCTCCAGCCCCGTGGGGCTGTTCCAGCGCCTGGCCAGGCACCACTACGGCttcccctggcagcagagccacgTGTGGCTGGTGGACGAGCGCTGCGTGCCCCTGACCGACAGCGAGTCCAACTTCCTGGGGCTGCACAGGCACCTCCTGCAGCACGTCCGGGTGCCCTACTTCAACATCCACCCCATGCCCGTGCACCTCAACCGCCGCCTGTGCGTGGAGGAGGACGGCGGCGCCCAGCTCTACGCCCAGGACATCGCGGCCCTGGTGGCCAACGCCAGCTTCgacctggtgctgctgggggtggGCACGGACGGGCACACGGCCTCGCTCTTCCCCCGCTCCGAGAGCGGCCTGGAAGGGGCCGCCACCGTGCTGCTGACCGAGAGCCCTGCCAAGCCTCACCAGAGGATGAGCTTCAGCCTGCCCCTCATCAACAGGGCCAGGCAGGTGTTCGTGCTGGTTCTGGGCAAGGGCAAGCACGACATCACCACGCTGCTCAGCAGGGTGGGCCACGAGCCCAGGAAGTGGCCGATCTCGGGCGTCAGCCCCAGCTCTGGCCAGCTGGTGTGGTACGTGGATTATGAAGCTCTGCTGGGGTGA
- the H6PD gene encoding GDH/6PGL endoplasmic bifunctional protein isoform X2 — translation MLGRVLCTVLFVGALPSPAGASQGHISVVLLGANGDLAKKYLWQGLFQLYMDQVSSGHSFTFHGAALAALEPGQRLMFDVLKKLSCPPGEAPNRCAVLKDQFLKLSQYHQLGSAEDYRALNREIETLLGQEGLKEAGRIFYLSVPPFAYTEIAGHINSSCRPRAGAWLRVVLEKPFGHDLQSAQQLAAELAGFFSEEEMYRVDHYLGKQAVAHILPFRDQNRQFLGPIWNRHHVERVEVVLKETVDAKGVLIHSQSPRWEGVPFLLTSGKALDERVGYARVLFKNRAYCPQSGTLRDAGHSQCKPKQIIFYFGHGALGAPAVLVSRNLFQPVMPKDSWREAGARSDLHLFGQPLSDFHTYSPVRERDAYSVVISNIYHGRKDFFIPVENLLASWAFWTPLLDSTSRQPPRLYPGGVENQQLLDFEMVPGGLAFTLAEPAELLHPGGQGPSDFRAIRSQFRQSPLVSAWAEELIARLASDVEEAAVRSVARSGQFHLALSGGSSPVGLFQRLARHHYGFPWQQSHVWLVDERCVPLTDSESNFLGLHRHLLQHVRVPYFNIHPMPVHLNRRLCVEEDGGAQLYAQDIAALVANASFDLVLLGVGTDGHTASLFPRSESGLEGAATVLLTESPAKPHQRMSFSLPLINRARQVFVLVLGKGKHDITTLLSRVGHEPRKWPISGVSPSSGQLVWYVDYEALLG, via the exons ATGCTGGGAAGGGTCCTGTGCACAGTGTTGTTCGTGGGAGCCCTCCCGTCCCCAGCTGGAGCATCGCAGGGCCACATCTCCGTGGTCTTGCTGGGAGCCAACGGGGATTTGGCCAAGAAGTATTTGTGGCAGGGTCTGTTCCAGCTCTACATGGACCAAGTGAGCAGTGGCCACAGCTTCACGTTCCacggggctgccctggcagctctggagcCGGGGCAGAGGCTGATGTTCGACGTGCTGAAGAAGCTGTCCTGTCCCCCCGGCGAGGCTCCCAACCGGTGCGCCGTGCTCAAGGACCAGTTCCTGAAGCTGAGCCAGTACCACCAGCTGGGGTCTGCCGAGGACTACAGAGCTCTGAACAGAGAGATCGAGACCCTGCTTGGCCAGGAGGGGCTGAAGGAGGCTGGCAGGATCTTCTACCTGTCGGTGCCGCCGTTTGCCTACACGGAGATCGCCGGGCACATCAACAGCAGCTGCCGGCCCCGCGCCGGGGCCTGGCTGCGCGTGGTGCTGGAGAAGCCCTTTGGCCACGACCTGCAGTCGGCCCAgcagctggctgcagagctggcaggctTCTTCAGCGAGGAGGAGATGTACCGGGTGGACCACTACCTGGGCAAGCAG GCTGTGGCCCATATCCTGCCTTTTCGGGATCAGAACCGACAGTTTCTGGGCCCCATTTGGAACCGCCATCATGTGGAACGAGTGGAGGTGGTCTTGAAGGAGACCGTGGATGCTAAAG GGGTGCTGATCCACAGCCAGAGCCCACGCTGGGAAGGGGTCCCGTTCCTCCTCACCTCCGGGAAGGCTCTGGACGAGCGGGTGGGCTACGCCCGCGTCCTCTTCAAGAACAGGGCCTACTGCCCTCAGAGTGGCACCCTGAGGGAtgcagggcacagccagtgCAAACCCAAGCAGATCATCTTCTACTTTGGGCACGGTGCCCTGGGCGCCCCCGCGGTGCTGGTGAGCAGGAACCTCTTCCAGCCCGTCATGCCCAAAGACAGCTGGAGAGAAGCAGGGGCTCGCTCAGACCTGCACCTCTTCGGACAGCCGCTGTCCGATTTCCACACGTACAGCCCTGTGAGGGAGAGGGACGCCTATTCTGTCGTCATCTCCAACATCTACCACGGCAGGAAGGATTTCTTCATCCCCGTGGAGAACCTGCTGGCCTCCTGGGCCTTCTGGACCCCTCTGCTGGACAGCACCTCCCGCCAGCCGCCGCGCCTCTACCCCGGGGGCGTGGagaaccagcagctcctggactTCGAGATGGTGCCTGGGGGACTGGCGTTCACCCTGGCAGAGCCCGCGGAGCTGCTGCACCCCGGCGGGCAGGGGCCGAGTGACTTCAGGGCGATCCGGTCCCAATTTCGGCAGAGCCCCCTGGTCTCGGCCTGGGCCGAGGAGCTGATTGCCCGGCTGGCCTCCGACGTGGAGGAGGCGGCCGTGAGGAGCGTGGCTCGCTCGGGGCAGTTCCACCTGGCCCTGTCGGGCGGCTCCAGCCCCGTGGGGCTGTTCCAGCGCCTGGCCAGGCACCACTACGGCttcccctggcagcagagccacgTGTGGCTGGTGGACGAGCGCTGCGTGCCCCTGACCGACAGCGAGTCCAACTTCCTGGGGCTGCACAGGCACCTCCTGCAGCACGTCCGGGTGCCCTACTTCAACATCCACCCCATGCCCGTGCACCTCAACCGCCGCCTGTGCGTGGAGGAGGACGGCGGCGCCCAGCTCTACGCCCAGGACATCGCGGCCCTGGTGGCCAACGCCAGCTTCgacctggtgctgctgggggtggGCACGGACGGGCACACGGCCTCGCTCTTCCCCCGCTCCGAGAGCGGCCTGGAAGGGGCCGCCACCGTGCTGCTGACCGAGAGCCCTGCCAAGCCTCACCAGAGGATGAGCTTCAGCCTGCCCCTCATCAACAGGGCCAGGCAGGTGTTCGTGCTGGTTCTGGGCAAGGGCAAGCACGACATCACCACGCTGCTCAGCAGGGTGGGCCACGAGCCCAGGAAGTGGCCGATCTCGGGCGTCAGCCCCAGCTCTGGCCAGCTGGTGTGGTACGTGGATTATGAAGCTCTGCTGGGGTGA